The genomic DNA TGGATGCATCCCAAGCGATATCACCACGTGCAACAGGGGTTGCAGCACTACGTTTAGAGGATGGCTCGCTTTCTCCGTTTGCATGGCTTAATCCCTCAAACCTGAGCCGTATGGCTGCGATTGTGAGCGATGATTTACAGCGTGTATGGCCAGATAAAGCTGAAGTTATCCATAAAAATCAGCAGGCATTAATGGTGAATGTGCGCCAGCTAATCAACAAACAGCAGGCACAATTAATTGAAGCTAATATTGATTCCGTAATTCTCTTATCTACGGAACTCGAAGATTTTGCATCGGGTAATCAGCTCTTTGTGGTAGATCGTTTAACCTCACCAGAATTGGAGTGGACAGATGCTGATAAAGCAAATTTGAAAGCATCGTTAGAAGAAGATGAAACATTATGGATTCTAACCACTCGCAAAATGAGCGCACAGCTAAAATCAATAGTACCGAATACAGATCGTGTTCTTGTGATTGATAGCTTAGATCGTTGGGGTAGGGTTGGCATTGACCAAAAAGCCCCGCTGAAACGTTGGCAGCTAGCTTTATAAAGCGCGTAGATTTGCAGTTTGTATTAGAACAAAACAGCTGATAACACAAAGCCCGATAGCTATCACATGCTATACGGGCTTTTGTTGTTATGAAGCTAGTCATGGAAAGAGGGCTATTTTTAGTCGTGAAAAAGAAAGAGGCTTCCCGAAGGAAGCCTCTTGAAAGTAAGGTTAAAGCCAGTGGAAACGTAAGCTTATTAGCTTAGTCTTTCCACTCTTCCTCGCTCCAGATAGGGTTCAGGCGTTTGATAGATGTGGTGAATGCTTTCTTCATTTCATCTTGTAATTCAGCCGGAATATCTTTAACACTTTCTTCCAACATATCCGTTAGAACAACAGACAGTTCGTCATGAATAACCTTGCCTTTTTGAGTGATGAAAATGCGTTTTGCATTTTTATTTAGCTCATCAGGTGTCGTTGCCACTAAACCATGCTTGGTTGAGTGGCGAAGAATACTACTAATAGTACCCTTAGAACGACCCATACGGCGTGCAAGTACGCTTGGGCGAAGTCCGTCTTCGAAATCAAGTTCAATCAGTAACGCAAGACGCTCTACATTGAGTTCAGGGTGGCGACGTACCACTTCAGCTTGAACTTTATTTTGCAGAAAGTGCGTGAAAATCCAGGATAAACCTGCAAGTGACTCAAATGGTTTCATAATGCTCTCCTATATGTTTAACATCTTATATTGTTTATTGATAAATACAATCAGAGAGCGTTGTTTTTTTTATATGTTATCAAATGTATTTAACGAAATCTCTTTTTGACTGACTTGAAAGGTACTTAATCGTAACTATTTAAATTGTTTTTAAAGTTATGATTTATAGTTATATTGTTTGTGGTGATGAATATAATTCATAGAAAGGTAAATAATCTAACAAAAGTTCTGCGTGTTAACATTCGCAACGAGATTTAAAATTAAACGATATGTTTTTCACATGCTTTAGTGCGTCTTTTTTGCATGGAACGACGTAATAATATGCTGTCTAGTGCGTACTAAGGTTCGGTGTGCCTCTGGCATCGTTGTCAAAAATCATTACAATGGCGCCTTCGTTTTTTATTGAGTGCCATCACCATGCGATTATTAAAATCCTCTACACATCCTGATTTAACTGAATTGGCAGGATCGGTGTTTCATCGCCGTGCTGCGAGAGGAATCATTTTAGATGGCGACAATATTCTCATGCTTTACACTGCGCGTTATCACGATTACACCTTACCTGGTGGTGGTGTTGATGATGGTGAAGATTTGGTTGAAGGTTTGATCCGTGAACTTGAAGAAGAAACGGGTGCACAAAATATTCGAGATATTCACGAGTTCGGCATGTATGAAGAATACCGCCCTTGGTACAAACCAGAGCATGATATTGTTCATATGGAATCTTACTGCTACGTGTGTACGATCGATGCAGAGCTGGGTGAAACCAAGTTTGAAGATTACGAAATCAAAAATGGTATGAAGCCTGTGTGGATGAATATCTTCGACGCCATTGTCCACAATGAAGACACCATGGCCAATAGCGATAAGAAAGGCATGTCGATAGAGCGTGAGACCTTCTTATTGAAGAGAATTGTCGAAGAGCTGATTGAACAGCCCTTGCAGAAAGCATCGTAAGCCTTATAGCAAACGTATTGTTAAATGAAACCACCTTCGGGTGGTTTTTTGTTAGCTATCGAATCAGTCAAATTAAGCTGATTCGATAGAGATTAATGAAACTAGCTTGTTAGGCGACACAAATACCATACTTAGGAAGCACATCTCTTATAATGTCTAGCCTATATGTTTTGAGTGCATCGTGAAAATATTTCCAGTCAGAAGTTATAAAGCTTTCATCGTAGTGATAAGTAATTAGATCACTAGACATTGGAGAAGCAACAGCTTTTCCTCGTGCAATTTCTTTCCAACTACCTTTTCCGTGAGCTAAAAATTTCAGCTCAACAGGATCAAAATTAAACTTTCCTTGCGATATCCACTTTAACCATTGTTTGTGTCGCTCTTCTCCATTCTCATCTTTGAACTGTTTCAATGCGTTTTCAATAAGTTTTAATTTTTCTGGAGGCATATCATCTTGACTATCAATATTCATTGATTCATCTTCTTCAAGGTAACATTTAATGACTTTGTACATTTGGTTGGCTGCTTTTAAGAAGTCTTGAGTGTTATCTCTCTTGATAGTGTTACCTTCTCCATCTTCGTAAGTCCAAGTAATGTATGGACGGTCTGGAAAAGAAAGTGCAGGCCCATGGCTGATGACACGCTCCAGTTCAGAATGCTATCCCTAACTCTATCTAGTAAGCTTTCATCTTCGTCAGATTCAATATTTTTCACATCATTAATTTTATGGCTAACACCAGCGAAGCCTTGGTGAGAAAATGTATCGGCATACACATGTAGAGCAATTCCCATAATATATAGACTAAGTGGGGTTTGACGATATTTACTGACTGAACGGAGCATATCTCGAGCAACAGGGCTATCTGGTTTACAGACTAAACGCTCAATAAAACCACCATTCGGTATCGAGCCGCTCTTCAGACCATCGTTTCCAGGCAAAAAATGAAATGGGATCCATGCTAAGTGGTTAGCGAGTTCATTTCCATTTCTATAGTCCAGCATTTTATGAGCGGATGATATTCGATTGAACATTGCACCATTTTTGAATCTTATAGGCTCCGAGTTTGTTGCTTCATCTACATATTGTGCGCAGTATGCTAGTTTTTCTGCATTGGTATGTTCCATACCTGCCATTCTAGCAACAACATAAGTTAAAGTGTGATGTCCATCAATTTGCATTTTAAATACTCCAGTGTGATTGTTTTTTATACAGTACTGGATGTTTGGCTAGTATTCTTTTGTTGTAGTCACAAATAGAAATGTGCAGCTAGATGCTTAAAGCGAAAGAGTGCTCTGCGGTGTTACGCTGCTCACCCAATAAATCATCTATAGTTTTAATCATCACAACTCATTGTAAGGGAAAATGAATGTTTAAAGCTAAAGCGCTATTGGTTGCACTCGCGATGGTTAATGCACCTGCGGCACTCGCGGATTGGATGTTAGAGAATGACAGTTCATCGATAAATTTTTTATCGGTTAAAAACGCAAGTGTTATCGAAAACCATTCCTTTTCTGCACTCGAAGGCACACTGTCAGATTCGGGAAAAGCGCATGTTGTGATTAGTTTAGCGAGTGTCGATACTAATATTGATATTCGTGATGAGCGTATGCGCACCATGTTGTTTAATACCGATTTGTTTCCTAGCGCAATTTTGGATGCTCAGCTTGATAGTAAACAACTAGAAGCGATGCAGGTTGGTCAAACTCTTATGCTCCCAGTGTTGTTTACCCTAGAGCTTCACGGTCAGCAGCAAACGCTAGAAACAAACTTGCAGATCACCAAGCTTGAAAATGGTGATCTTCTTGCTAATTCTCTTCAGCCTGTGGTAGTTGATGCGGCTAAGTTTAAGTTAGATGCCGGGGTAGAAGCACTACGAGAAATCGCCAAGTTGAATACCATAGTGCCGAGTGTGCCTGTTTATGTTTCGCTTCATTTTAAAAATACCCAAGTGCCATTAGATAGCGACAAATAACCTTGGTATTATCTATGCAAAGTTAATACAGGTTTGAACTATGTTTCAGAAAGAACACTTGGTAAAGCTCGCGAACATGAAAATGCCATTTGGTAAATACAGTGGTCGCGTGCTTATTGATTTACCAGAAGAATACTTACTCTGGTTTAGAAAGCAGGGCTTCCCAGAGGGTGAGCTGGGTACATTAATGGCCTTGGCTTTAGAGTTTCAAATTGAAGGGCTTGATAGAGTGGTTAAGCCCTTAAAGCGCATGTAACCTGCCACAATATCCATAACCTCTTAAGAAACAAACCTCTCTCATTTAAAAGAGTCAGACCGTCAGGCTGACTCTTTTTTGCCCCATTGTTTGTTAGGTTGCTTTTCTGCATAACATTCAGTTTGGTCTTTGGCTTACTTTTTTATAACAAATGTTCTAGCTATATGGCCAAATTTTTAATCCGCTACACGAATTCATCAGTGTGATGTGCTGACATGGCATAAGATACGGTTTGTCTGTACTATAAACTTTATTGAATGATGAGTCGAAAATGCACAGATGCGATTACCGAAAAGAACCAGAGCCCACATATTAGAAGAATTATCTGTAGACAAATTTAAATCTCTACTTCCTCACGAGTGGGTGTACCGCATACCGACACACGACTACGGGATAGATGGAGAAGTTGAAGTTTTTGATAACGATGGCCTTAGTACAGGGATTAAGTTTCTCGTACAACTCAAGGCGACCGATGAGAAAAATAGTATCAAAGCGCTGAAGCTTCGCATGAACATAGAAAAGTTAAACTACTTTAAACAACTCGATTGCCCTGTATTGGTTGTGCGCTACTTGGCTCATTCGGATACAATTTATAGTCGCTGGTTCCACTCGCTAAATCCAACCACCGATACCCTAGCTGAAAAAAGTTTCTGCATGCAGTTCTCTTCTTCGGACGAATGGAACGAACATTCAACAGAGCTACTTTACGAAGGGCTGAAAGCCTATAACAACTTCAAAAGTAAAACCCTTCAAAAGCCTATAAAAATAAATGCATCAATAAAATCATACAAGGGATTATCCACGCACTCTGCGCTAGTAGCTTCCAACCTAATCAATTCAACAAAAGAGAATGAAAACACGTTTACATTCGAATTTAAACCGACCAAATCCTCCCCCTCCATCTTGGAAATTGATGAAAATGACTACTACATAAATCTTGGAGGAGTCGGAAGCAGTCGAGGTTCATTTGACAATTTGAGTAATGTTACTGACGCTTTAACGTTAGTTGCCGACATAAACGTAACTATCGGATTGTTACTACAGCACTTGGGGCATACTAAGGAAGCTGAGGTTCATTTCGATAATTACATACAGGCGTCAAAAATAAAAAGCCATGGATTAACTCTCATCAGCTATACGCAGTGCAAAATAGCTACAAGAGCACCCTCCGATGCATTACTCCTTATCGAAAGCATTGCCAATACAACTAATATACTTGAACACGACTTGATAAATGAAATCCAAGTTTGTTTAAGTTTTATCACTAGCTTATCTAATAAAGTCGATGTAGAAAGCGTAATAAAAACATACAAGTGTATCGACCGATCAATCCCGTCAGATCACAAAGACTTGAAGGCAACTTTACACTACAACCTCGGTAACTTTTTATCTGCAAGAAGTGAACTAAGCAAAGCGATACATCAATACAATAAAGCTGCAAAGATGAACCCAGATTACAAAAAAAGGGCTTACTGGCTGAAAGAAGTCGCTGGGTTATTATTCAGCACAAGCAAGTACACAACTGCCTCCAAGTTCTATACAGCCGCAATTGACATCGAAGATACAGCAGAGAATGCGGTGTTACTGGCAGATAGCCTAATCTTTTGTGGACGTTTTGAGGAGGCATTTGATTTGCTCGAAACCTCCATTCCGAAACTTAAAGTAAGAAGCTCTATCTGGTGCCTAAAAAAATGGACTCTTGATCTATTAGTGAATGACTTAGGCATAAAGAAACAACTTATAGGTAAAGTTGCCACTGCTAAGTTTATCGAAAATGCTAACGAAGACGAAATAATAGAATACTTAGTCAAGACAAATGCTACATGTCCAGAGTGCTGGTACTCATTGGCTCAAAAGTTTGTTACTGCTCAAGACTACAATAGAGCATGTATTAGCTATTTACTTTCAGCATTTTCAGATGAACGCTACAGAAATACATGGATGAACGCATTGCAGTGTGCCTACAACATAGAAGACCTAACTGCATTTTCTCATTTAATAGAAGTCATTGGTAATAAGTTTGGAAGTGAAGTCATTGGTGAGTTCTTCTCTAACTTCCCTGTAGATACAAATGATGATTTCCATGAAAAATTAAGTGACGCTGCATTACAAGCAATACAGCACTGTGAAGACTATAACAATGAACAAAAAAACAACACTTATGAAATTAGGTTTGGAGATAGCAACTCAATCAATACAGTTGCTCTAAAACGCCATTGATATAATGGATTAGTATAGTTGGTCTAAGCTAGAAGCTCTGCTTTAACTCTAGTAATTCGCGAAATACTAATTTAGCAATATCACTGACTCACTTATGTCCAGAGGTGTGCTGACGTGAATGTGTAACACACCTTTGCCCCTTTATGCGTTAGAGTAGAAGCGCTCTAATCCCTCAAAGCTGTAGTTTTGCCCAACCAAAACTTATCCGAAACGCGAACTTTTATCTGAATAGTGACATTAGATTAACCTTAGCAATCTAACTCACACCTTTTATCGATAAGCTACTGATTTTAAATTGATATGATTTTTTAAAAAAGGCATTATGGTGGAATTAAAAAACGGCTTTTAGTCGTCTGAATAGCGTTACATTTTTTGGTAAGTATGATGGAAGTAACAAGCTTTATAGTAAAACATATAGCGGTAGTTTTGCCTGCTGCTGTTGGTGTATCAACATTGATTGGTAAGTATTGGTTTGATAAATCTTTACAAAAGCATAAACAAGCATTTGAAAAAGATATCAAAGAAAGCGACGCAAACAATGCGAAGAAAATTAAAGAACTAGATAATAAACATGCAGCAAGCATGAAAGCTCTAGATGAAAAACATGCGCTGGAAATGAAAAGAAATGAGCGTTTTTTTTCTATATCTCAATCGACCTTTGAAAAACTCTTTGATAAGAAAGTAAATGTATATAATAGGTTGTTAATGGTGAGTCTTGAATTTAAAAAGTTCAATTCTGAAAACGGATTTAATGAGGTCTTCGACTATCAGTTTGATTCATGCCTAAACTACGTCAATATCCTAAAGAAAGAGATAGAAGATAATCGTTTGTACTTGTCCGACTCATTAGTTAATGACTTTAATTTTTGGTATGTAAAAGCGGCACCATTCTATCTTCGCTTGGATACGATTGAGATCAATATTCGACGTGATAACAGTGATAATGAGCATATAGGAACGATAATTTCTGAAGCTCAAGAAGAGGTAATTAGAGAGATGCTAATTGAGACTAATGACGCTCTAAATAATATCTTTAATCAAATTGAGGCTGATGCATCTGCTTTTCGAAAAAGCATGCATATCATTTAGTGCCTGCAAAAAACTTTACAAACTGTTTAAGAGTGATTCGCAATGCGTGGCATTTTTACTATTCGCTGAGTTTAGTTTTTAAGAGAGAATTGTGGAAAAATTACTAAATATATTTGGCTATTACAAAAGAAAGCCCAAGAGCACTAGCCCTTCAATTATTACGTATAGGGAGCCTCAATCCCCCGAAGAAAACACTCGAAAATTGAAAGAAATCGTAGCAGAGGGAAATAAGTGGTTTAGGGCTAGAACGCAGGAGTCCAACGCTAAAACTGGTATGTTTTTTAGTATTGTTCTTCTCATTGAATTCAAGCTAAGTCATCTACTAGTGTGCATTGAGCCTGATATCAAAGGTGCGATGTTAGGTAAGAAAATTGATACTTTTAAGTCCTTTATTAATATTTATGACTTTGAGGATGCTAGTGAGAAGAAAGAGGTTAGGGAGTTGTTACCTGCCCTGCATGAAATAAAGAATATTCGAAATAAGCTCGCTCACGACCTTATGAAATCAAATATTGAGTTCAAAGAACTTCCTAGGACTATGGCTTATGTCCGAAAACGAGATAAAGACTTTGTTAAGGATGTTCTCGGTAAAATCGAAGATGATGGTGAAAAATCCTGTGTGTTGTTGGCTAAGTTCGGCTTCATGTTTTCAGTAGAACTGGCACATTTAGCTATAACAGTAGATCTGTAGCCCAACATATACAGAATTTAAGAGAGATTCTCAATGCTTGGCATTTTCAGTCTAAGGTTGGGTTTTGTGTGAAAAGTACCATCAAAACTGGACTCTAAGTTGAGCGATTTTCAGTTTTGCCATACCTGAATTAATTCATGTAATGCTAATGTTCGATTTTCTGAAACTGATTTATGTCCATAAATGAGTTATGAGAGTGAGACGCATGCTGCGAACCAAGTTTCGTTTCCCGAAGGTAACTGTTTTGTTTTTGGTTTGATAAAAAGGGCTGGCCGAAAGGGGGAGTTGGGGGGATTTAATGCAGATCTGTTTGGCTCTCAAGATTGAGGGCTTAGATTCTGTTGTGAAGCCACTGAAAAATATTGATTACCCCAGAAATCTATAACTATGTCCGCGTTAGCACTACCAAGCAGTTGCAAGGCGTTGGTTTAGAAACGCGGCAGCAGGAAAGCGTGCTTGAAATTGCTGGCTTGGCATTTGTCATGGCGATCTGGTATCGCTACCCACCTTCTAATACTTTTGCTTTATAGCAACGAAGGCAACTTCATCGTCCCAAATGCTACGGGCATCGCTTGTGTCATTGTAAAAGCCAGTACCGCACTCGCTACACGTTACACTGTCTGACTCTGGTTCTGCGTTGTAATAGCCATATGCATTGAACGTTTTTTCTTCTCTTCAAATAACACCATTACTTTTTCTACGCTAGTCGGTATCACGTTCTTTGCTGCACATGCCGAGCAAAATATTCATAGCGAAAATCATGTAGGCGGTTCCTAATCCCGCTCCAATACTACCAGCGAGTGCGCCGAACACACAACCGCCAATCGTAAAGACCGAAGCGCCAATTAGAAGTCGCTTAATCGATAGGTTGAAAAAGCCGATCTTATCGAGAAAGAGAATAACGAATGATGCGCAACCAAGCAGGACGAATCCGTTCATTAGTAGATTGTAGAAATCATCAGAATCGGCTGTTGCAATCACTCGAATGAAGTCTTCTATATATTCCATTTTTTCGTATTCTGGCTGTTCATTGTGCTTTGGTAGAAACTCAGCGTATTCTGGTTTTAGGTGATCCACTTCCACTGTCATTTTTACCTCGATATAAATTGAGGCGAAGTATACCCATAAGAATTATTCACTAGATTGTTTTTTATCAAATTAAAATTGCATCTTAATTTGAAATATTTATCTTAACGATAAATGAAACGTATCAATTAATAACGAAGCGGAACTCTTCTCAAACCATTGTTTTTTCTTTATGTCTTTTTGTTTTCTCTACGTTGACGTTCGACAAGTTTTGCCAAATTTTAAAAGCGAAGAAGCGAAGAAGCGAAGAAGCGAAGGAGGTTTCTGTTAGTTACTAACACGTACAACGGTGAACGGCAGATGCAGCGACTTCAGGTCGATTACAGTCTAATGCTTGGGCGCTCGAAACTTCGCATAAATTATGAATTGCATAAAGAAAGAGACTAAAAACCTAAAGAAAGTTGTTTTCTTTTGGTTTCGCAAGCAGGGCTTCCCTGAGGGTGAGCTAGGTACACTGCTGGCGCTGGCATTAGAGTTTAAAATTGAAGGCTTAGAATCTGTGATTCGGCCTTTAAAGCAGGTGTAACTCCTCTGAAGGCCTTAAATATTTCACTGCAATCCCCTGCCATTACTGATCAGTTTCGGGGTGGCTAATATTAGGGTCTGCATAAAATTGAGTGCTAACTTCAGGAAGTAGTAATACCCGAGAGCCTGAATTAAAAATACGAAATGCATTATCAGCAAAATTTGTAGATTTCAGGCTTTGGCTATTGTAGCTGGGTTGATGCGCATAAATGAGGAGCGATTCGAGATTAGAAATTGTTATTCCTTTGGTTTCTTGAAATTTACCATACCTTTCTCGCTTGTCTTCTCCCCAGTTTTTCCAGTTCGAGAAAACCCCACATGTCGCGATGTAAATGCTACACATGTCCGCTTGGTTAGAAATCCAATTATGCTGCCGAATACGCTGATCAGCTGTTTGTGCTTCTGTTTTCCCAATGTAAAGCAGAGTGCTAGTACCATAGACTGGGTGAGGGCCATAAATTTGATATAAACAGTGAGCGCTGTCTTGTACGGTATCAATATTATCTATGGTGTAAGGGCCTTCCCAGTAGACATCAATGATTGGCGGGTTGTGTATAAAATCATCTCTAATTGTCATGTCTAATCCTCATAGTATGAAATACTTGTAACTAATATATCTTTGATCTCTTTGCGTAGCGTTTCGGGAGATAGCACAGTAGCGTGATTACACATTGATAAAATCCAATGCCTTAATTCATCGGTATCATCTACCGATGCGGTCAAAATGAAATCATCCTCTTTGGGACTGAACACTTGATCTTTAGATAGTGGTGTTTCTGTTAAAATCTCCGCTAAGATAGGGGTAATCCATAGCTTTATTGCTAACTTATGCTCACTTCTTATGACTCCCATATTTCCATTTTCAACATAATTTGAAAGGGAGAAGTCAGCGTCGATATCTGCCGCTCTTTTTGTTTGCTC from Photobacterium sanguinicancri includes the following:
- a CDS encoding DUF6765 family protein, with product MQIDGHHTLTYVVARMAGMEHTNAEKLAYCAQYVDEATNSEPIRFKNGAMFNRISSAHKMLDYRNGNELANHLAWIPFHFLPGNDGLKSGSIPNGGFIERLVCKPDSPVARDMLRSVSKYRQTPLSLYIMGIALHVYADTFSHQGFAGVSHKINDVKNIESDEDESLLDRVRDSILNWSVSSAMGLHFLFQTVHTLLGLTKMEKVTLSREITLKTS
- a CDS encoding metal ABC transporter solute-binding protein, Zn/Mn family, yielding MALSSTTALAKDILTATPVTYMLATELTKGTELTTEYLPPKRYGVSRLPNWFSSQGAAATEKAAKEATVALTLGAVWADDPLFVYARQGNINIIEVDASQAISPRATGVAALRLEDGSLSPFAWLNPSNLSRMAAIVSDDLQRVWPDKAEVIHKNQQALMVNVRQLINKQQAQLIEANIDSVILLSTELEDFASGNQLFVVDRLTSPELEWTDADKANLKASLEEDETLWILTTRKMSAQLKSIVPNTDRVLVIDSLDRWGRVGIDQKAPLKRWQLAL
- a CDS encoding DUF3820 family protein, translating into MFQKEHLVKLANMKMPFGKYSGRVLIDLPEEYLLWFRKQGFPEGELGTLMALALEFQIEGLDRVVKPLKRM
- a CDS encoding MarR family winged helix-turn-helix transcriptional regulator, which translates into the protein MKPFESLAGLSWIFTHFLQNKVQAEVVRRHPELNVERLALLIELDFEDGLRPSVLARRMGRSKGTISSILRHSTKHGLVATTPDELNKNAKRIFITQKGKVIHDELSVVLTDMLEESVKDIPAELQDEMKKAFTTSIKRLNPIWSEEEWKD
- a CDS encoding DUF4365 domain-containing protein; protein product: MRLPKRTRAHILEELSVDKFKSLLPHEWVYRIPTHDYGIDGEVEVFDNDGLSTGIKFLVQLKATDEKNSIKALKLRMNIEKLNYFKQLDCPVLVVRYLAHSDTIYSRWFHSLNPTTDTLAEKSFCMQFSSSDEWNEHSTELLYEGLKAYNNFKSKTLQKPIKINASIKSYKGLSTHSALVASNLINSTKENENTFTFEFKPTKSSPSILEIDENDYYINLGGVGSSRGSFDNLSNVTDALTLVADINVTIGLLLQHLGHTKEAEVHFDNYIQASKIKSHGLTLISYTQCKIATRAPSDALLLIESIANTTNILEHDLINEIQVCLSFITSLSNKVDVESVIKTYKCIDRSIPSDHKDLKATLHYNLGNFLSARSELSKAIHQYNKAAKMNPDYKKRAYWLKEVAGLLFSTSKYTTASKFYTAAIDIEDTAENAVLLADSLIFCGRFEEAFDLLETSIPKLKVRSSIWCLKKWTLDLLVNDLGIKKQLIGKVATAKFIENANEDEIIEYLVKTNATCPECWYSLAQKFVTAQDYNRACISYLLSAFSDERYRNTWMNALQCAYNIEDLTAFSHLIEVIGNKFGSEVIGEFFSNFPVDTNDDFHEKLSDAALQAIQHCEDYNNEQKNNTYEIRFGDSNSINTVALKRH
- a CDS encoding DUF6765 family protein, translating into MSHGPALSFPDRPYITWTYEDGEGNTIKRDNTQDFLKAANQMYKVIKCYLEEDESMNIDSQDDMPPEKLKLIENALKQFKDENGEERHKQWLKWISQGKFNFDPVELKFLAHGKGSWKEIARGKAVASPMSSDLITYHYDESFITSDWKYFHDALKTYRLDIIRDVLPKYGICVA
- a CDS encoding YceI family protein; translation: MFKAKALLVALAMVNAPAALADWMLENDSSSINFLSVKNASVIENHSFSALEGTLSDSGKAHVVISLASVDTNIDIRDERMRTMLFNTDLFPSAILDAQLDSKQLEAMQVGQTLMLPVLFTLELHGQQQTLETNLQITKLENGDLLANSLQPVVVDAAKFKLDAGVEALREIAKLNTIVPSVPVYVSLHFKNTQVPLDSDK
- a CDS encoding NUDIX hydrolase, which encodes MRLLKSSTHPDLTELAGSVFHRRAARGIILDGDNILMLYTARYHDYTLPGGGVDDGEDLVEGLIRELEEETGAQNIRDIHEFGMYEEYRPWYKPEHDIVHMESYCYVCTIDAELGETKFEDYEIKNGMKPVWMNIFDAIVHNEDTMANSDKKGMSIERETFLLKRIVEELIEQPLQKAS